The Hugenholtzia roseola DSM 9546 genomic sequence GTATATTTTCACGACGAAGGTACTAAAATAGAACTTATCTTTCATCTGCACGATAAAAACTAATAGCCTGATATGCCCAATGCTGCCTCTGATAGCCTCTCTTTTGTTGGTGAAATAGATTTTTTCCAAGAACAAACAAACTTTGAAATAGAAAGTCCTATGCAAACGCGCGTCTGGCTTTCTAAAATCGCCGCTTCTTATCGTGCCACCATCAAGACGCTCAATTACATCTTTTGCAGCGACGAATATCTCTATGAAATGAACCTGCAATATTTGGGACACGATACCCTTACCGACATCATTACCTTTGATAACAGCGAAAAAGAGGCAACTGAAATAGTTAATACTACTGAACTTATTGACATCAATAAGGTTAAAATTGAGCAAGACGATTTTGCCGCCATCGAGGGCGATATTTTTGTGAGTGTAGAGCGTGTGCGCGAAAATGCGGCTGATTTTGGGGTATCTTTCGAAACCGAACTTCGGCGTGTCATGGCGCATGGCTTGTTGCACCTTTTAGGCTATGACGACCATAGCGAGGAAGAAGAAGCGGAAATGCGTGCGGAAGAAGACTTCTGCCTTTCTTTATGGCAATAAAATTGTCGTATGTAATAAAATCGCTTCTTTTGCCCAAACGAAATAGAGCAAAAAAACGTATTTTTAGGTGCGAAAAATAAAACCGCCGCCCTTACCCATTTTGTATAATTTCGCTCTAAATCTGAACCCTCGATGCACCTGCCCCTCACTAATTCAACTCAAAAAGTAAAGATTTGTAGAGAAGGTTTTTTATTTCTTAAAACAAAGGCACTTACTGAAGGCTGGCGACTACATTCGGCAGGCTATGCGGTCTTGCAATTTGTAAAAAATAGCAAAGTAGAAACTTTATACTTACATAAAATTTTAGCCAAAGAGTTTGTAAAAAAGCCCCCTGTCAGCCAACGCCTTTTCGTGCGCATGCTCAATTCCAATAAGCTCGATTGTAGGATAGAAAACTTAGAATGGGCGACCATGTCCGACCTGCGCCGCCACCAAAACGTGCATCAGACCCAAAACACAACCACTTATCGCGGCGTTTCCAAAGATGGCAGCCGTTTTCGCGCCGTTTTATACGATAAAGGCAAACGCATTTACTTAGGACTCTACGATACGCCCGAAGCGGCAGCGCAAGCCTATAATTTAGAGTCGTTGCGGCGTTTTGGCATCACCAATAGTTTGAATCATATCCAAAATACGCCCACCGAAGCAGCCCCAAATCCGCTTACAATCTTGGCAGTAGCCAAAAGTTTATTAGAAAATTGACATAAACATTTCAAGATTGTTTTTTAAGACTGTTTTTTGAAGTTATATCTTAGCGATTACATTTCCCAAATATTTGGCAATCTGCATTTCATCTTCTTTTATTTTTTGTTGGATTGCAAGAAGTTCCATCTGTGCTTCTATGCTTTCAGTTTCTTTTATTTTGTTTAAATTTTGATGAAAAAGATTTCTTAGTATTTGTAATTTCACATAGAGAACTTTTTTGAGCAAGACCTCGCCCAATAAATCCACTTCGTTGGGGACAAAAACATCTGCCTTTTTTTCCCAATTCGGGCTTAATTCATGCTTTTCCATCAAAAAATCGCTCACGATATAGCGCACTTCGGGGTCTTGCGATTGCAAGAGCAAGTCTGCGTCTGTTTTGGTGTTGTGTTTGAAAGCCTCTACAATCTGACGAAAGGCAGGCTTTGAAAAATCTATGCCGTCCATTTCTTCGAGCAAATACTCACAAACGCGCAAGTTGCCCAATTCCATCTGCCCATATCGCACCAAAAGCCGCACAATTTCTTCTTGTCTTAAAATATTTTTATCAGGCGTATGCGCTTTTTTCGATTCCGCTTCTTGGGTAGTGGGGCTTAAAGGTTCAT encodes the following:
- the ybeY gene encoding rRNA maturation RNase YbeY encodes the protein MPNAASDSLSFVGEIDFFQEQTNFEIESPMQTRVWLSKIAASYRATIKTLNYIFCSDEYLYEMNLQYLGHDTLTDIITFDNSEKEATEIVNTTELIDINKVKIEQDDFAAIEGDIFVSVERVRENAADFGVSFETELRRVMAHGLLHLLGYDDHSEEEEAEMRAEEDFCLSLWQ
- a CDS encoding AP2 domain-containing protein, with product MHLPLTNSTQKVKICREGFLFLKTKALTEGWRLHSAGYAVLQFVKNSKVETLYLHKILAKEFVKKPPVSQRLFVRMLNSNKLDCRIENLEWATMSDLRRHQNVHQTQNTTTYRGVSKDGSRFRAVLYDKGKRIYLGLYDTPEAAAQAYNLESLRRFGITNSLNHIQNTPTEAAPNPLTILAVAKSLLEN